The following proteins are encoded in a genomic region of Acipenser ruthenus chromosome 4, fAciRut3.2 maternal haplotype, whole genome shotgun sequence:
- the cndp2 gene encoding cytosolic non-specific dipeptidase isoform X1, with protein sequence MFIRPSSVLKMSCIPKLFKYVDEHQELYIERLAEWVAVQSVSAWPEKRGEIKRMMEIAAKEIERLGGTVELVDIGKQKLSEGAEIPLPPIILGKLGSDPKKKTVCIYGHLDVQPADIDDGWDTEPFTLVEKDGKLFGRGSTDDKGPVLAWLNCIEAYQKTQQELPINIKFCFEGMEESGSEGLDDLIFARKDSFFKGVDYVCISDNYWLGKNKPCITYGLRGICYFFLEVECSDKDLHSGVFGGSMHEAMTDLIALMDSLVDKKGKILIPGIYEAVAPLTDEEKNLYEKIDFDMKEYCRDVGACKLLHDTKEQILMHRWRYPSLSLHGIEGAFSASGAKTVIPRKVIGKFSLRLVPDMDPNVVEKLVVDHLTKKFAEQDSPNKMKVTMGHGAKSWVSDFNHPHYVAGRKAIKTVFGVEPDLTREGGSIPVTLTFQEATGQNVMLLPLGASDDGAHSQNEKINRSNYIQGIKLLGAYFHEVSLLE encoded by the exons ATGTTCATACGG ccTTCAAGTGTTCTGAAGATGTCTTGCATTCCAAAATTGTTTAAGTATGTGGATGAACACCAGGAGCTCTATATTGAG CGACTGGCAGAATGGGTGGCAGTGCAGAGTGTGTCCGCATGGCCAGAGAAGCGAGGAGAGATAAAGAGAATGATGGAGATTGCTGCCAAAGAGATTGAACGGCTCGGAGGAACAGTGGAACTTGTCGATATTGGGAAACAAAAG CTTTCAGAAGGAGCTGAGATCCCCCTGCCTCCAATCATTCTTGGAAAACTGGGCTCAGACCCAAAAAAGAAGACTGTGTGTATCTACGGCCATCTGGACGTCCAGCCGGCTGACATTGACGATGGCTGGGACACTGAGCCCTTCACACTGGTGGAAAAGGATG GAAAGCTTTTTGGAAGAGGGTCCACTGATGACAAAGGACCTGTGCTGGCTTGGTTAAACTGCATAGAAGCTTATCAAAAAACACAACAG GAGCTTCCAATCAACATCAAGTTCTGCTTTGAAGGAATGGAGGAGTCTGGGTCAGAAGGGCTTGATGACCTTATTTTTGCTCGCAAAGACTCTTTCTTCAAGGGAGTTGACTATGTCTGCATTTCTGATAACTACTGGCTGGGCAAAAACAAGCCTTGCATCACGTACGGACTCAGGGGCATCTGCTATTTCTTCTTGGAG GTAGAATGCAGTGACAAGGACCTTCACTCGGGTGTTTTTGGAGGTTCAATGCACGAAGCCATGACAGACCTCATTGCCCTGATGG ACAGTCTTGTAGATAAGAAAGGTAAGATTCTTATCCCTGGGATTTATGAGGCAGTGGCTCCACTAACTGACGAAGAGAAGAATTTGTATGAAAAAATCGACTTTGATATGAAGGAGTACTGCAGAGACGTGGGAGCCTGCAAGCTTCTGCATGACACAAAG GAACAAATTCTGATGCACCGCTGGAGATACCCATCCCTCTCCCTGCACGGCATTGAGGGAGCTTTCTCTGCTTCAGGAGCCAAAACCGTCATTCCCAGGAAAGTGATTGGAAAATTCTCCCTTCGTCTGGTGCCTGACATGGACCCAAATGTCGTAGAGAAACTG gTTGTTGATCATTTGACCAAAAAGTTTGCTGAACAAGACAGTCCCAACAAGATGAAGGTGACTATGGGTCATGGAGCAAAGTCCTGGGTGTCTGACTTCAACCACCCCCACTATGTAGCTGGCAGGAAGGCCATCAAAACAG TCTTTGGTGTGGAGCCGGACCTAACAAGAGAAGGAGGAAGCATTCCTGTCACCCTGACTTTCCAAGAAGCCACGGGTCAAAATGTCATGCTGCTACCACTCGGAGCTTCGGACGACGGAGCGCATTCCCAGAATGAGAAGATCAACAG GTCTAATTACATACAGGGAATCAAACTACTGGGAGCAtatttccatgaagtgtctcttcTAGAGTGA
- the cndp2 gene encoding cytosolic non-specific dipeptidase isoform X3, with product MSCIPKLFKYVDEHQELYIERLAEWVAVQSVSAWPEKRGEIKRMMEIAAKEIERLGGTVELVDIGKQKLSEGAEIPLPPIILGKLGSDPKKKTVCIYGHLDVQPADIDDGWDTEPFTLVEKDGKLFGRGSTDDKGPVLAWLNCIEAYQKTQQELPINIKFCFEGMEESGSEGLDDLIFARKDSFFKGVDYVCISDNYWLGKNKPCITYGLRGICYFFLEVECSDKDLHSGVFGGSMHEAMTDLIALMDSLVDKKGKILIPGIYEAVAPLTDEEKNLYEKIDFDMKEYCRDVGACKLLHDTKEQILMHRWRYPSLSLHGIEGAFSASGAKTVIPRKVIGKFSLRLVPDMDPNVVEKLVVDHLTKKFAEQDSPNKMKVTMGHGAKSWVSDFNHPHYVAGRKAIKTVFGVEPDLTREGGSIPVTLTFQEATGQNVMLLPLGASDDGAHSQNEKINRSNYIQGIKLLGAYFHEVSLLE from the exons ATGTCTTGCATTCCAAAATTGTTTAAGTATGTGGATGAACACCAGGAGCTCTATATTGAG CGACTGGCAGAATGGGTGGCAGTGCAGAGTGTGTCCGCATGGCCAGAGAAGCGAGGAGAGATAAAGAGAATGATGGAGATTGCTGCCAAAGAGATTGAACGGCTCGGAGGAACAGTGGAACTTGTCGATATTGGGAAACAAAAG CTTTCAGAAGGAGCTGAGATCCCCCTGCCTCCAATCATTCTTGGAAAACTGGGCTCAGACCCAAAAAAGAAGACTGTGTGTATCTACGGCCATCTGGACGTCCAGCCGGCTGACATTGACGATGGCTGGGACACTGAGCCCTTCACACTGGTGGAAAAGGATG GAAAGCTTTTTGGAAGAGGGTCCACTGATGACAAAGGACCTGTGCTGGCTTGGTTAAACTGCATAGAAGCTTATCAAAAAACACAACAG GAGCTTCCAATCAACATCAAGTTCTGCTTTGAAGGAATGGAGGAGTCTGGGTCAGAAGGGCTTGATGACCTTATTTTTGCTCGCAAAGACTCTTTCTTCAAGGGAGTTGACTATGTCTGCATTTCTGATAACTACTGGCTGGGCAAAAACAAGCCTTGCATCACGTACGGACTCAGGGGCATCTGCTATTTCTTCTTGGAG GTAGAATGCAGTGACAAGGACCTTCACTCGGGTGTTTTTGGAGGTTCAATGCACGAAGCCATGACAGACCTCATTGCCCTGATGG ACAGTCTTGTAGATAAGAAAGGTAAGATTCTTATCCCTGGGATTTATGAGGCAGTGGCTCCACTAACTGACGAAGAGAAGAATTTGTATGAAAAAATCGACTTTGATATGAAGGAGTACTGCAGAGACGTGGGAGCCTGCAAGCTTCTGCATGACACAAAG GAACAAATTCTGATGCACCGCTGGAGATACCCATCCCTCTCCCTGCACGGCATTGAGGGAGCTTTCTCTGCTTCAGGAGCCAAAACCGTCATTCCCAGGAAAGTGATTGGAAAATTCTCCCTTCGTCTGGTGCCTGACATGGACCCAAATGTCGTAGAGAAACTG gTTGTTGATCATTTGACCAAAAAGTTTGCTGAACAAGACAGTCCCAACAAGATGAAGGTGACTATGGGTCATGGAGCAAAGTCCTGGGTGTCTGACTTCAACCACCCCCACTATGTAGCTGGCAGGAAGGCCATCAAAACAG TCTTTGGTGTGGAGCCGGACCTAACAAGAGAAGGAGGAAGCATTCCTGTCACCCTGACTTTCCAAGAAGCCACGGGTCAAAATGTCATGCTGCTACCACTCGGAGCTTCGGACGACGGAGCGCATTCCCAGAATGAGAAGATCAACAG GTCTAATTACATACAGGGAATCAAACTACTGGGAGCAtatttccatgaagtgtctcttcTAGAGTGA
- the cndp2 gene encoding cytosolic non-specific dipeptidase isoform X2 has translation MDLPSSVLKMSCIPKLFKYVDEHQELYIERLAEWVAVQSVSAWPEKRGEIKRMMEIAAKEIERLGGTVELVDIGKQKLSEGAEIPLPPIILGKLGSDPKKKTVCIYGHLDVQPADIDDGWDTEPFTLVEKDGKLFGRGSTDDKGPVLAWLNCIEAYQKTQQELPINIKFCFEGMEESGSEGLDDLIFARKDSFFKGVDYVCISDNYWLGKNKPCITYGLRGICYFFLEVECSDKDLHSGVFGGSMHEAMTDLIALMDSLVDKKGKILIPGIYEAVAPLTDEEKNLYEKIDFDMKEYCRDVGACKLLHDTKEQILMHRWRYPSLSLHGIEGAFSASGAKTVIPRKVIGKFSLRLVPDMDPNVVEKLVVDHLTKKFAEQDSPNKMKVTMGHGAKSWVSDFNHPHYVAGRKAIKTVFGVEPDLTREGGSIPVTLTFQEATGQNVMLLPLGASDDGAHSQNEKINRSNYIQGIKLLGAYFHEVSLLE, from the exons ATGGATCTG ccTTCAAGTGTTCTGAAGATGTCTTGCATTCCAAAATTGTTTAAGTATGTGGATGAACACCAGGAGCTCTATATTGAG CGACTGGCAGAATGGGTGGCAGTGCAGAGTGTGTCCGCATGGCCAGAGAAGCGAGGAGAGATAAAGAGAATGATGGAGATTGCTGCCAAAGAGATTGAACGGCTCGGAGGAACAGTGGAACTTGTCGATATTGGGAAACAAAAG CTTTCAGAAGGAGCTGAGATCCCCCTGCCTCCAATCATTCTTGGAAAACTGGGCTCAGACCCAAAAAAGAAGACTGTGTGTATCTACGGCCATCTGGACGTCCAGCCGGCTGACATTGACGATGGCTGGGACACTGAGCCCTTCACACTGGTGGAAAAGGATG GAAAGCTTTTTGGAAGAGGGTCCACTGATGACAAAGGACCTGTGCTGGCTTGGTTAAACTGCATAGAAGCTTATCAAAAAACACAACAG GAGCTTCCAATCAACATCAAGTTCTGCTTTGAAGGAATGGAGGAGTCTGGGTCAGAAGGGCTTGATGACCTTATTTTTGCTCGCAAAGACTCTTTCTTCAAGGGAGTTGACTATGTCTGCATTTCTGATAACTACTGGCTGGGCAAAAACAAGCCTTGCATCACGTACGGACTCAGGGGCATCTGCTATTTCTTCTTGGAG GTAGAATGCAGTGACAAGGACCTTCACTCGGGTGTTTTTGGAGGTTCAATGCACGAAGCCATGACAGACCTCATTGCCCTGATGG ACAGTCTTGTAGATAAGAAAGGTAAGATTCTTATCCCTGGGATTTATGAGGCAGTGGCTCCACTAACTGACGAAGAGAAGAATTTGTATGAAAAAATCGACTTTGATATGAAGGAGTACTGCAGAGACGTGGGAGCCTGCAAGCTTCTGCATGACACAAAG GAACAAATTCTGATGCACCGCTGGAGATACCCATCCCTCTCCCTGCACGGCATTGAGGGAGCTTTCTCTGCTTCAGGAGCCAAAACCGTCATTCCCAGGAAAGTGATTGGAAAATTCTCCCTTCGTCTGGTGCCTGACATGGACCCAAATGTCGTAGAGAAACTG gTTGTTGATCATTTGACCAAAAAGTTTGCTGAACAAGACAGTCCCAACAAGATGAAGGTGACTATGGGTCATGGAGCAAAGTCCTGGGTGTCTGACTTCAACCACCCCCACTATGTAGCTGGCAGGAAGGCCATCAAAACAG TCTTTGGTGTGGAGCCGGACCTAACAAGAGAAGGAGGAAGCATTCCTGTCACCCTGACTTTCCAAGAAGCCACGGGTCAAAATGTCATGCTGCTACCACTCGGAGCTTCGGACGACGGAGCGCATTCCCAGAATGAGAAGATCAACAG GTCTAATTACATACAGGGAATCAAACTACTGGGAGCAtatttccatgaagtgtctcttcTAGAGTGA